One Streptomyces mobaraensis NBRC 13819 = DSM 40847 DNA segment encodes these proteins:
- the rimP gene encoding ribosome maturation factor RimP, with protein sequence MSTTQSERLRELLAPLVSARELDLEEVEVTPAGKRRVLRIVVDSDDGVQLDECAELSREVSAKLDESDVMGGAPYVLEVTSPGADRPLTLHRHYVRATGRLIKAQLTAGGELVARIVAVDDEGLDVEVPGVKGRKPTARRLAFDEIAKARVEIEFNRPSGAGAAQAEAETDENQEEA encoded by the coding sequence ATGAGCACCACCCAGAGCGAGCGGCTCCGCGAGCTGCTCGCCCCTCTCGTCAGCGCACGGGAGTTGGATCTGGAAGAGGTCGAAGTGACACCGGCCGGAAAACGGCGTGTGCTGCGCATCGTGGTGGATTCCGACGACGGCGTCCAGCTGGACGAGTGCGCCGAGCTGAGCCGGGAGGTCTCCGCGAAGCTCGACGAGAGCGACGTCATGGGCGGCGCCCCGTACGTCCTGGAGGTCACCTCCCCCGGCGCCGACCGCCCCCTCACCCTGCACCGGCACTACGTCCGGGCCACCGGCCGGCTGATCAAGGCCCAGCTCACCGCGGGCGGCGAGCTGGTCGCGCGGATCGTCGCCGTGGACGACGAGGGGCTGGATGTGGAAGTGCCGGGTGTGAAGGGACGCAAGCCCACCGCCCGGCGGCTCGCCTTCGACGAGATCGCGAAGGCCCGCGTGGAGATCGAGTTCAACCGACCGTCCGGTGCGGGGGCCGCCCAGGCCGAAGCGGAAACCGACGAGAATCAAGAGGAGGCGTAG
- the nusA gene encoding transcription termination factor NusA: MDIDMSALRGLVREKEISFDLLVEAIESALLIAYHRTEGSRRRARVELDRSTGHVTVWAKEDPQDLAEGEEPREFDDTPSGFGRIAATTAKQVILQRLRDAEDEITFGEFAGREGDVVAGVVQQGKDPKNVLVDIGKLEAILPVQEQVPGEDYTHGTRLRTYVVRVAKGVRGPSVTLSRTHPNLVKKLFAMEVPEIADGSVEIAAIAREAGHRTKIAVRSTRSGLNAKGACIGPMGGRVRAVMAELNGEKIDIVDWSDDPAELVAHALSPARVSKVEVVDLAARSARVTVPDYQLSLAIGKEGQNARLAARLTGWRIDIRPDTEHTEQQDKPE, encoded by the coding sequence GTGGACATCGACATGAGTGCCCTGCGGGGCCTGGTGCGAGAGAAGGAGATCTCCTTCGACCTGCTGGTCGAGGCGATCGAGTCGGCCCTCCTCATCGCGTACCACCGCACCGAGGGAAGCCGCCGCCGGGCCCGCGTGGAGCTGGACCGGTCCACCGGCCACGTCACGGTCTGGGCCAAGGAGGACCCGCAGGACCTCGCCGAGGGCGAGGAGCCGCGCGAGTTCGACGACACCCCGTCCGGCTTCGGCCGGATCGCCGCGACCACCGCCAAGCAGGTCATCCTCCAGCGTCTGCGCGACGCCGAGGACGAGATCACTTTCGGTGAGTTCGCCGGCCGTGAGGGCGACGTCGTCGCCGGTGTCGTCCAGCAGGGCAAGGATCCCAAGAACGTCCTGGTCGACATCGGCAAGCTGGAGGCCATCCTGCCGGTGCAGGAGCAGGTCCCCGGCGAGGACTACACCCACGGCACCCGGCTGCGCACCTACGTCGTCCGGGTCGCCAAGGGCGTCCGCGGCCCGTCCGTGACGCTCTCGCGGACCCACCCCAACCTGGTGAAGAAGCTCTTCGCCATGGAGGTCCCGGAGATCGCCGACGGTTCGGTGGAGATCGCGGCCATCGCCCGCGAGGCCGGCCACCGCACCAAGATCGCCGTCCGTTCGACCCGCTCCGGGCTGAACGCCAAGGGCGCCTGCATCGGCCCGATGGGCGGCCGCGTCCGCGCGGTGATGGCGGAGCTCAACGGCGAGAAGATCGACATCGTCGACTGGTCGGACGACCCGGCGGAGCTCGTCGCCCACGCGCTGTCCCCCGCCCGGGTGAGCAAGGTCGAGGTCGTGGACCTCGCCGCCCGCTCGGCCCGGGTGACCGTGCCGGACTACCAGCTGTCGCTCGCCATCGGCAAGGAGGGGCAGAACGCCCGCCTGGCCGCGCGGCTCACCGGCTGGCGGATCGACATCCGGCCGGACACCGAGCACACCGAGCAGCAGGACAAGCCGGAGTAA
- a CDS encoding YlxR family protein: protein MSGRTHARACPQRTCVGCRERAAKGDLLRIVLIEGACVPDPRGTLPGRGASVHPTLVCLDLAVRRRAFPRAFKSPGPLDTAELRRHIETIRQ from the coding sequence GTGTCTGGCCGGACGCATGCCCGCGCATGCCCTCAGCGCACCTGTGTGGGGTGCCGGGAGCGAGCGGCCAAGGGCGATCTGTTGCGGATCGTGCTGATCGAGGGCGCCTGCGTCCCCGATCCGCGCGGTACGCTGCCCGGCCGGGGTGCCTCCGTGCACCCCACACTGGTCTGTCTCGACCTGGCGGTCCGCCGCCGGGCGTTCCCCCGGGCCTTCAAAAGCCCGGGACCGCTGGACACCGCGGAACTGCGCCGTCACATCGAGACGATCAGGCAGTAA